A stretch of Microcoleus sp. FACHB-68 DNA encodes these proteins:
- a CDS encoding ImmA/IrrE family metallo-endopeptidase yields MSVIKTFQFLSKEKIEDLANDLLMRMQGTPNFPNWPGVAERAVDFLKLGMVWDKIPNQNGRPVAARIYPTQRLIEINEDIPKLQQDPGFVESTIAHEVGHWVLHINEEEADGIVEQLELPLDCVTTEQPFLCRDVGERMALSSPKTQADWVEWQAQYFASCLLMPRYKLEEARKKYDLTKWSHLYALRKDLGVTISNFTNRLQDLGWIDIPKGSKQIYLRNTGFNR; encoded by the coding sequence TTGAGTGTAATTAAGACTTTTCAGTTCTTGTCCAAAGAAAAGATAGAGGATTTAGCTAATGATCTTCTCATGCGTATGCAGGGAACACCAAATTTCCCAAACTGGCCTGGGGTAGCTGAGCGTGCAGTTGATTTTCTGAAGCTGGGAATGGTTTGGGATAAAATTCCTAACCAAAATGGCAGACCTGTAGCGGCTAGAATTTATCCAACACAACGTTTGATAGAAATTAATGAAGATATACCGAAGCTCCAGCAAGACCCAGGTTTTGTAGAGTCCACAATTGCTCATGAAGTTGGGCATTGGGTACTACATATTAACGAAGAAGAAGCTGATGGTATTGTAGAACAACTAGAGCTACCTCTAGATTGTGTGACAACAGAACAACCATTTTTGTGTCGTGATGTTGGTGAGCGTATGGCTCTTAGTAGTCCTAAAACTCAAGCTGATTGGGTCGAGTGGCAAGCTCAGTATTTTGCTAGTTGTCTGTTGATGCCTCGGTATAAGTTAGAAGAAGCTCGAAAAAAGTATGATTTAACCAAGTGGTCTCACCTTTATGCTTTACGAAAGGATTTAGGTGTAACGATATCTAATTTTACAAACCGCTTACAAGACCTCGGCTGGATTGATATTCCCAAGGGTTCTAAGCAAATCTATTTGAGGAACACAGGCTTTAATAGGTAG
- the leuS gene encoding leucine--tRNA ligase — MESRYNPGSIEQKWQQTWTERGLAETPAETEKPKFYALSMFPYPSGSLHMGHVRVYTITDVIARLKRMQGYRVLSPMGWDAFGLPAENAAIERGIPPAKWTYQNIAQMKGQLQKLGISFDWSREIATCSPDYYKWTQWIFLQFLKAGLAYQKEAAVNWDPIDQTVLANEQVDNEGRSWRSGAKVERKLLRQWFLKITDYAEQLLNDLDKLTGWPERVKLMQANWIGKSTGAYLEFPIIGFDEKIAVFTTRPDTVYGVTYVVLAPEHPLTPRVTTPDRQEAVDAFIKEVSAQSELDRTAEDKPKRGIPTGGKAINPFTGAEIPIWIADYVLYEYGTGAVMGVPAHDVRDFQFATQQNLPIKVVIVPADAADPKAAPKQAYTEPGVVIESDLFNGMDSTEAKSAIVQYAQEKGFGKARIQYRLRDWLISRQRYWGAPIPVIHCPNCGIVPVPDEDLPVQLPEDVEFSGRGGSPLTQLENWVNVACPTCGTPAKRETDTMDTFIDSSWYFLRYPDAQNSAQAFDPAKVNDWMPVDQYVGGIEHAILHLLYSRFFVKVLRDCGWLNFDEPFQRLLTQGMVQGLTYKNPTTGKYIPSTNVNAGAPKDPETGEPLEVFYEKMSKSKYNGVDPLEVMAKYGADTARMFILFKAPPEKDLEWDDADVEGQSRFLNRVWRLVTEFAGSTPPKPYKGGDLSKVEKDLRRAIHTAIEAVTEDLEGDYQFNTAISELMKLSNALSDAGCKTSPVYAEGIETLIRLLAPFAPHIAEELWHEIGHTDSVHEQSWPKAEASALVVDEITLVIQIMGKTRGTIQVPAAADRQALEQYARESEVAQRHIEGKEIKKVIVVPGKLVNFVIG, encoded by the coding sequence GTGGAGTCCCGTTACAACCCCGGATCTATAGAACAGAAGTGGCAACAGACTTGGACTGAGCGAGGCTTAGCTGAAACACCGGCAGAGACAGAGAAACCGAAATTCTATGCCCTGTCTATGTTTCCCTACCCTTCAGGCAGTCTGCACATGGGACACGTCCGTGTCTACACCATTACCGATGTGATTGCCCGACTGAAACGGATGCAAGGGTATCGGGTTCTCAGTCCAATGGGTTGGGATGCCTTTGGACTGCCGGCAGAAAATGCGGCGATCGAACGCGGCATTCCCCCAGCAAAGTGGACGTATCAAAATATTGCCCAAATGAAAGGGCAATTGCAAAAACTCGGCATCTCCTTCGATTGGAGTCGAGAAATTGCCACCTGTTCGCCCGATTATTACAAGTGGACGCAGTGGATTTTCTTGCAATTCTTAAAAGCCGGCCTTGCTTATCAAAAAGAAGCCGCCGTTAACTGGGACCCCATCGATCAAACTGTGCTAGCAAACGAGCAAGTTGATAACGAGGGCCGTTCCTGGCGTTCCGGTGCTAAAGTAGAGCGCAAATTGTTGCGGCAGTGGTTCCTCAAAATTACCGACTACGCCGAACAATTGCTCAACGATCTCGATAAATTAACCGGCTGGCCTGAACGGGTGAAGTTGATGCAGGCTAACTGGATTGGCAAATCCACCGGCGCTTATTTAGAATTCCCGATTATCGGATTCGATGAGAAAATCGCAGTCTTTACCACGCGCCCAGATACCGTTTATGGTGTAACTTACGTGGTTTTGGCACCCGAACATCCTCTCACACCCCGCGTCACCACCCCAGACCGGCAGGAAGCCGTAGACGCCTTTATTAAAGAAGTATCCGCTCAAAGTGAATTGGATCGCACCGCCGAGGATAAGCCGAAACGCGGGATTCCCACCGGCGGCAAAGCAATCAATCCCTTCACCGGCGCAGAAATTCCCATCTGGATTGCCGATTATGTGCTGTATGAATATGGCACCGGCGCAGTCATGGGAGTGCCGGCCCACGATGTGCGGGATTTCCAATTTGCCACGCAACAAAATCTCCCCATAAAAGTAGTGATTGTGCCGGCAGATGCGGCAGACCCGAAAGCCGCCCCGAAACAAGCTTACACCGAACCCGGAGTGGTGATTGAGTCCGACTTATTTAACGGGATGGATTCAACGGAAGCTAAATCGGCAATCGTCCAGTATGCCCAAGAAAAAGGATTCGGGAAAGCCCGCATACAATACCGACTCAGAGATTGGTTAATTTCACGCCAGCGGTACTGGGGCGCACCGATTCCGGTGATTCACTGCCCCAACTGCGGGATCGTGCCGGTGCCAGACGAAGACTTGCCGGTGCAGTTGCCAGAAGATGTCGAATTTAGCGGGCGCGGCGGTTCTCCCCTGACTCAGTTAGAAAACTGGGTGAATGTGGCCTGTCCGACTTGTGGGACGCCGGCAAAGCGGGAAACCGACACGATGGATACCTTCATCGATTCCTCGTGGTATTTCTTGCGCTACCCAGACGCCCAAAACTCCGCCCAAGCCTTCGATCCAGCAAAAGTGAATGATTGGATGCCGGTGGATCAGTATGTCGGCGGCATCGAACACGCAATCTTGCATTTACTATATTCCCGGTTTTTTGTCAAGGTGTTGCGCGATTGTGGCTGGCTCAACTTTGACGAACCCTTCCAGCGCCTCCTTACCCAAGGCATGGTTCAGGGCTTGACTTACAAAAACCCCACAACCGGCAAATACATTCCCTCGACAAACGTCAATGCCGGTGCGCCCAAAGATCCAGAAACGGGGGAACCGCTGGAAGTCTTTTATGAAAAGATGTCCAAGTCAAAGTACAACGGCGTCGATCCCCTGGAAGTCATGGCCAAATATGGGGCAGATACGGCACGGATGTTTATCCTCTTCAAAGCCCCGCCGGAAAAAGATTTAGAGTGGGATGACGCAGATGTAGAGGGTCAATCCCGCTTCCTGAATCGCGTTTGGCGCTTAGTCACCGAGTTTGCCGGCAGCACTCCTCCAAAACCTTATAAAGGCGGGGATCTGAGCAAAGTTGAGAAAGACTTGCGGCGGGCAATTCACACGGCAATAGAGGCGGTGACAGAAGATTTGGAAGGCGATTATCAATTTAATACCGCCATTTCAGAACTAATGAAACTCAGCAATGCCCTCTCAGATGCCGGCTGTAAAACGTCGCCGGTTTATGCAGAAGGCATTGAAACGCTGATTCGTCTCTTAGCCCCCTTTGCGCCCCATATTGCTGAGGAATTGTGGCACGAAATTGGTCATACTGATTCAGTCCATGAGCAAAGTTGGCCAAAAGCAGAAGCTTCTGCCTTGGTGGTGGATGAAATTACCTTGGTGATTCAAATTATGGGTAAAACCAGAGGCACCATTCAAGTGCCGGCAGCCGCTGATCGGCAAGCTTTAGAGCAATATGCCCGTGAATCTGAAGTAGCGCAACGTCATATCGAAGGCAAGGAAATCAAAAAGGTGATTGTGGTGCCTGGAAAGCTGGTGAATTTTGTGATTGGTTAA
- a CDS encoding glycosyltransferase yields MSIAYLINQYPKVSHSFVRREIAGVEACGIPVARISIRSSASELVDEADKRELEKTRTVLGGGVAGLLSGLLRAAITRPIRLLGALRLALKVGWGSDRGVLLHLAYLAEACILLRWFAEMGIKHVHAHFGTNSTTVAMLCHALGGPSYSFTVHGPEEFDKPDALSLTEKIKRSAFVVAVSSFGKSQLYRWCDYDQWPKIHVVHCGVDEMFLKQPPTAVPAVPRLACVGRLCEQKGQLLLIEAAGQLAAEGLEFKLVLVGDGELRSPIEALIAKLNLQDRVEITGWASGAEVQQQILAARAMVLPSFAEGLPVVIMEALALGRPVISTYVAGIPELVEPGVCGWLVPPGSVEALTEAMRTALQLPAQQLEEMGKEGSQRVAKQHDAAIESSKLAALFQATIEKSQERAIDVSPSLPYAGISSAKSN; encoded by the coding sequence ATGTCAATTGCTTATTTAATCAATCAGTATCCCAAGGTCAGCCATAGCTTCGTCCGCCGGGAGATTGCTGGGGTTGAGGCTTGCGGGATTCCAGTGGCGCGGATTTCTATCCGTTCCAGCGCATCTGAACTTGTTGACGAGGCAGACAAGCGAGAACTAGAGAAAACCCGGACTGTCTTAGGAGGTGGGGTCGCCGGCCTGCTATCGGGCTTACTCCGGGCCGCCATAACCCGACCCATTCGGCTGCTGGGTGCTTTGCGACTGGCGCTGAAAGTCGGCTGGGGTTCAGATCGCGGCGTTTTGCTGCATCTGGCTTACCTAGCAGAGGCTTGCATTCTGCTGCGCTGGTTCGCAGAAATGGGGATCAAACACGTTCACGCCCACTTCGGAACCAATTCAACCACAGTGGCGATGTTGTGTCACGCCTTGGGTGGCCCTTCATACAGCTTCACGGTGCATGGCCCAGAAGAGTTTGATAAACCTGACGCGCTGTCTTTAACGGAAAAAATCAAGCGATCAGCGTTTGTGGTGGCGGTGAGTTCCTTCGGCAAGAGCCAGCTTTATCGCTGGTGTGATTACGACCAGTGGCCCAAAATTCATGTGGTTCACTGTGGTGTAGACGAGATGTTTTTGAAACAGCCTCCGACTGCGGTGCCGGCAGTGCCTCGTTTAGCCTGTGTAGGCCGGCTTTGTGAGCAGAAAGGGCAGTTGCTTTTAATCGAAGCAGCCGGTCAGCTAGCTGCCGAGGGCTTAGAGTTTAAGTTAGTGTTGGTGGGCGATGGGGAACTGCGCTCTCCCATTGAAGCGTTGATCGCCAAACTGAATCTTCAAGATCGGGTGGAAATTACAGGTTGGGCGAGCGGTGCTGAGGTTCAGCAGCAGATTTTGGCCGCTCGCGCGATGGTACTACCCAGCTTTGCAGAAGGACTGCCGGTGGTGATTATGGAAGCGCTGGCTTTAGGCCGGCCCGTAATTAGTACCTACGTGGCGGGAATTCCTGAGTTGGTAGAACCTGGAGTTTGCGGTTGGTTGGTGCCCCCCGGATCGGTTGAAGCGCTTACCGAGGCAATGCGGACTGCCTTGCAATTGCCGGCGCAACAGCTAGAAGAAATGGGCAAAGAAGGGTCTCAACGTGTGGCAAAACAGCATGATGCGGCGATCGAGTCCAGCAAACTTGCTGCTCTGTTTCAGGCTACTATCGAGAAGTCTCAGGAGCGGGCCATTGATGTATCGCCAAGCCTCCCCTATGCCGGCATCTCCTCCGCTAAGAGCAATTAA
- a CDS encoding oligosaccharide flippase family protein codes for MSSLKKLAIRGAVWTIVSYGASQVMRFGSNLILTRLLVPELFGLMALVTTFIVGLNLFSDIGAGPSIIQNKRGDDPDFLNTAWTLQVMRGFVLWVCCLIIAWPISQFYRDPRLLWLIPLVGASTIISGFSSTAVFSLNRHMDIGKLTIFQFTTQALSIVVTIVWAFFSPTIWALVGGQLSSSLIRMVWSHFLIPGKRNRFAWDKDALQDLFTFGRWIFISTAMTFLAGQADRLILGRLLSFQMLGVYTVAFTLSDMPRQIVGAINSKVLFAATSKLVSLPRETFRAKILGKRKLIIAALALALAVLITVGDLLILALYDDRYSQAGWMLPILGLGLWPRLLSQTIDPSLLALGKPFYVATGNFLKFVFMIIGLPLGFYLGQVQGAIIVIALNDIPYYAAVTYGLWREGMSCVWQDLQATGLFLAALALLLFGRHLLGFGLPFQIAL; via the coding sequence ATGTCATCACTTAAAAAGCTTGCTATCCGAGGCGCTGTCTGGACAATTGTTAGTTACGGCGCTAGTCAGGTTATGCGATTTGGCAGCAACCTGATTCTGACTCGTTTGCTTGTGCCAGAATTATTTGGTCTGATGGCTTTGGTCACGACCTTTATTGTTGGCCTAAACCTGTTTTCAGATATTGGTGCCGGTCCCAGCATCATCCAGAATAAACGCGGCGATGACCCAGATTTTCTCAATACTGCCTGGACTTTGCAAGTCATGCGCGGTTTTGTTTTGTGGGTGTGCTGTCTGATCATCGCTTGGCCGATTAGCCAGTTCTACAGAGACCCTCGGCTGCTTTGGTTGATTCCACTGGTGGGTGCGAGCACGATTATTTCTGGGTTTAGCTCCACTGCTGTGTTCTCGCTCAACCGGCACATGGACATTGGTAAGCTGACAATTTTTCAATTTACGACACAAGCGCTGTCCATTGTCGTAACCATTGTGTGGGCGTTCTTCAGTCCGACAATCTGGGCGCTCGTTGGCGGCCAGCTTTCTTCATCCTTAATTAGAATGGTGTGGAGCCATTTTTTAATTCCCGGAAAACGCAACCGTTTTGCCTGGGATAAAGATGCCCTCCAAGATTTATTTACCTTTGGCCGGTGGATATTTATTTCAACAGCAATGACATTTTTAGCCGGCCAAGCTGACCGGCTGATTTTAGGGAGATTGCTTTCATTCCAGATGTTGGGGGTTTATACCGTTGCCTTTACCCTCTCGGATATGCCGCGTCAGATTGTTGGGGCGATCAACAGTAAAGTGCTTTTCGCCGCAACTTCAAAGCTTGTTTCCCTACCTCGCGAAACTTTTCGGGCTAAAATCCTGGGAAAACGCAAGCTAATTATTGCGGCGTTAGCCTTAGCCTTGGCAGTGCTGATCACGGTTGGAGATTTGTTGATTCTGGCACTTTACGATGACAGATATTCTCAAGCCGGTTGGATGCTGCCGATTCTGGGCCTAGGTCTTTGGCCTCGCCTGCTATCTCAAACAATTGATCCGTCTCTTCTCGCCCTTGGTAAGCCTTTCTATGTAGCAACCGGCAACTTTCTCAAGTTTGTGTTCATGATCATCGGTTTACCCCTCGGATTCTATTTGGGCCAAGTTCAGGGGGCGATCATCGTGATTGCGCTGAATGATATTCCCTATTACGCCGCTGTAACTTACGGCTTGTGGCGTGAGGGAATGAGTTGTGTGTGGCAGGATCTGCAAGCGACCGGCCTGTTTCTCGCGGCACTCGCACTTCTGCTATTTGGCCGACATCTTTTGGGTTTTGGGTTGCCATTTCAAATCGCTCTTTAG
- a CDS encoding glycosyltransferase family 2 protein, translating into MVQPVDLLLITWNRREYVEKTLPTIFNDPSDFRLYCWDNGSQDGTADLIASINDPRVVKRQFNSENVGQYKPCMWFFETAASDVLGKVDDDILLPAGWVDRIAPMLRKEPKFGMLGCWIFMPEDWNEKLAQHNIVELSGERVFRCTTVAGQSFLARKEHLLRYSIADEQSYSHGLPINRVQMTLDGLISGNPLPMLYAHNMDDPRSPMNVKTKSGNLGSDAALTARKLKFESAEDYAKWIAADARRRQELPFNTQIEWELLRRDNSFMGKIKRKLLKTFVIK; encoded by the coding sequence ATGGTTCAACCTGTAGACTTGCTGCTCATCACTTGGAACCGTCGGGAGTATGTTGAAAAGACGCTGCCGACGATCTTCAACGATCCTTCAGATTTTCGTCTGTACTGTTGGGATAATGGCTCTCAGGACGGAACCGCAGACTTAATCGCCTCGATCAACGATCCGCGTGTTGTCAAACGGCAATTTAACTCGGAAAACGTCGGGCAGTACAAGCCTTGTATGTGGTTTTTTGAAACGGCTGCCAGTGATGTGCTGGGTAAGGTCGATGATGATATTCTGCTGCCTGCCGGCTGGGTCGATCGCATCGCGCCGATGCTTCGCAAAGAACCCAAGTTTGGGATGCTGGGATGCTGGATTTTTATGCCTGAAGATTGGAACGAAAAACTTGCCCAGCATAATATTGTTGAGCTATCGGGCGAACGGGTATTTCGATGCACTACGGTGGCTGGGCAGTCGTTTCTAGCCCGAAAAGAACACTTGCTTCGCTATAGCATCGCAGACGAACAAAGCTACAGTCATGGCTTGCCGATTAATCGCGTCCAGATGACCCTCGATGGTTTAATCAGTGGGAACCCGTTGCCGATGCTGTACGCCCACAACATGGACGATCCCCGCTCTCCCATGAATGTCAAAACAAAGTCTGGCAATCTAGGCTCAGATGCGGCGCTAACTGCACGGAAGCTTAAGTTTGAGTCGGCGGAAGATTATGCTAAATGGATCGCTGCGGATGCCCGTCGCCGGCAGGAGTTGCCATTTAATACGCAAATTGAGTGGGAGTTGCTTCGCCGAGACAATTCTTTCATGGGAAAGATCAAACGAAAGCTGCTGAAGACGTTTGTGATCAAATAA